The genomic segment ATTGTCTATATTCAATTGCTGTGCCTGCATTCCTGAAGCAGCAGTCCATAATGATCTAATCATCTTTTACACCCTCCTTTATTTAATCAGATATCACTTCTATCAATCAGCAATATCTATATTCGTCCTCACAATTATTAAATCCAACCTGATTATCCATTAGTACGTCCAACATCATTGACTGCTTTTGACAGAGTCTCATCCTGGGATTGAATCATCTTTTGACTGACTTCATAGAGACGGGTAGCAGTAATTAATTGAGTCATTCCCAATATAACATTTACATTGGAACCTTCCAGATATCCCTGACGTACCAATCCTTCTGCTCTCGTTTCCCTTATTCCTCCACCAGCACGATAAAGATTTTTACCTACCTTTTCTAACTGCTGTAAATCAGCAAAGTCCACCAACCTTATCCGGTCGCTCTGAACTCCGTCAATCTCTATTATACCATCTTCTCCGACTGCAATCGGTTTTCCAAAAGTCTCAATTGGTCCATTTTCCCCCAGGACTGGATAACCATCTTCTGTTACCAGTTGACCAAATTGATTTAAAGTAAAATGTCCGCTCCGGGTATAAGCAATACCCCAGGGAGTCTGAACTACAAAAAAGCCTGGCCCTTCGATAGCTAAATCCAGCGGATTATCTGTTTTTTGCAAATGGCCCTGCTGAAAGTTAGTAAATGTTTCAACCACTTTACTTCCTGTTCCCTTTGAGCCAATGAAATGCTCTCCTGATTCGTCAAGACGACTCATTAATATTTCAGGAAAAGATTGATATACTACCTGTTCACTTTTAAATCCAGTAGTATTAACATTTGCCAGATTATTGGCCAAAACATCATTTTCTCTTTTGAAAGCAATCATTCCCCGGGCCACCGTATATAATCCATTTAACATAATTTTCACCCCCTCATACTACAAATGCATCAATTCGGCAATAATCTCATAGATATTTGCACCTTTTCTAAATTGGTATCTACCTACCCTTAATTTACGGTCCAGATTCAAAAGTTTTACTATTCTTAAAAACTCTTTTTCATCTACAATCTCCTTCTCTGCCAACCGTCGAGCAATATCTACTGCCAGATCTCCCGGTTTTACCTCAAACTCCACCCATCTAATCGGTTCTAGAACTGGTTCTGTGTGTTCTGGAACAGGGTTTGCATCTGATACTTGAACAGATTTTGTTACCGGTTCCGGGACGGGTTCTGTATTTGACATTGGATGAGGTTCTAAGTCGGGTTCTTCAACCGATTCTATATCCGGTTTTATAAATTCTGGATTGAATTCAACTGGTTCTGATTCGGTCTTTATATCTGATATCGGTTCAGGTTCTGGATTAGGTTCTTCTATTGGTTCTGGATAATTTAAGTCAGGAATATCTAACCTAAAGCGGGATATCTGATAATACACAATCTCTCGCTCAGGTTTTATTACAGTCTTCCCATCACCAGGGTAAAATTGATCTGAAAAAACCCAGATTAATGCTGCGATAACTAAACCAATTCCAATTCCGGTTATCAGCAAACTCCAATAAAACCCCTTATACACCAATTCCGGCTCCTTTCTTTCGCAATTTGACTACCAGTTCTACTTCTCGATACCCCAAATTTAACTTTCTGGCAATCTCTTCGACAGAAAGCCCCTCTTCAGAAAGTTTTACAATCTGATTGTATCTAGCAAGGGCTTCTTTTTCCAAAAGCCGGGTTTTTGAAGGAATTAAAGGCTCTTCAGACCTGTTTCTTAAATCGAGTTCCTCTTCTTTTCTTCTGAAACGTTCAGATTCATATAACTGGTCTACCAAACGGTCCGCTTCCTGGTAAGCTATCTTTTTTGCTAGAATCTCCGAAAAGACGGGATCAGAGAGTTCTAAATTCCACTCTTTTACCTTTTTAATAATTGCCTTTATCTCAGATTCTTTTTCCCGTAACTCTTCAATCAATGTATCCAGTTCTTTTCCAATATTTCTGATACTTTCTTTTGTCTTGACCAGTTCAATAACCTGTTCAATTGAATTTGCTTTTACTTCACCGACCCTTTCAGAATTTATCTTTCTATTTATCCTATATGTGGAAATTAATGAGATTAAAATCAAAAACATTCCGACACCCAATATCAGATATGCAACCAACAAGACACGTACCTCCTTAGTTAGACTCGAATGTCAATTATATGACCTCGATCATCATCAAATGGATTTTTTTCCTCCATACTATCTTTTTCTTCATTTTTCGTCTTTTTCCTCTCTTTTTTTTCCCTTTTTTTTCTTCCAGATTTCTCGTCAGAACGGACCCGCTTACCTTCAGATTGGTTACTTTCTGTCACCTGTTTTTGTCGGATCTCATGCTCTTTTTGCTGCTGGACTGCCAATTCTTGCTGCTGTTGCTGTTCAGCCACAGCCCGTATTTGCTCAATCCTATTAACCTCTAAAGATTTGGACAGCAAATGGCGCCCGTTAATGGGTTGGGTCATAACCCTTCACCACCTTATAATGGTATTGGCCTTACCTCACCTTCTTCATATACAAAGACTGTCCGTGTTATGGAATCTTTAACCCGGTATCCTACCTGACCAATGTTTATCACCACTCCAGGATAAACCCGTTCTAAAACTTTTATCCTTCCATTCTTTTGCTCTTTCGATTGGGTTATTAACATTTCATGCTGCTGAGTTAATTGTTTCATCCGCCCTTCAAGATGTTCCCTGGTTTCGTTAAATTGTCTTAACATGACAGATTTTTCAGGCGGCAGCTTACTCAACCGATGATGAACTTTTCTTAAAAGACTAATTTCTCTGGTAACTTTATCTAAATTCTCTTTTACACTTGCAATTTCAGCTTCCACCTCTTCTAACTGCTGACGTATTCCAGGATCCACACCAACAATTATATGTGTAGGAGTAGCCAGATGAGAACCAATTACCCGGGCAACAATATCATTACCCGCCTGTACTGTTCCACCAACAATCAACCCCCGCCCTTCTACAATAACATCCTTACTGGCCATAACAGTGCTATGCATTATTGCCCCTTTGACAATTAGACTACCGTGAGTGATAACCTGACCATTTTCAATAAATCCAATCTCAACATCTCTTTCAGCCTTAATCAGTCCCTTTTGTTTACCCTTGAATCCTTTGTGGACAATCACTTTACCTTTGGCTTCAAGATTAGCAGCTTCCACATTACCCATTACTTCAATATCACCACCAGCTTTGATGCTGAAACCTTCTTGAACATTCCCTTTGACAATAACATTACCGATAAATTCAATATTTCCCGTTTCTAAATCTACATCACCTTCAACAGTATAAATGGGCAAAACGCTAACCTTATCTCTTTCCAGAACTACCTGCCCATCAATACCGGCTAAAAGACTCATTCCATCTTCACTGATCTCAACATTTTTTCCCTTTGGTAGCCTTAAATCTTTCCCAGGTTTAGGTTTTATTTCTTTACCAGTAACCGTCCATCCAGATTTACCCTGAGTTGGAGGTATCTTGGTTACCAACAAATCACCCTTTTTAACATTTACAACTAAATCAAGGTTATAAAAATCTACACTACCATCTTCCAACTCTTTAACATGTTTTTTCTCTTCAGGTAACCGGAAATGATAACGGAATTTTGCAGGCTTTCCATCTTCAGGTGGTTGTCCGGTAGCAATTTCCAGTCCCTGTCTA from the Anoxybacter fermentans genome contains:
- the flgF gene encoding flagellar basal-body rod protein FlgF, encoding MLNGLYTVARGMIAFKRENDVLANNLANVNTTGFKSEQVVYQSFPEILMSRLDESGEHFIGSKGTGSKVVETFTNFQQGHLQKTDNPLDLAIEGPGFFVVQTPWGIAYTRSGHFTLNQFGQLVTEDGYPVLGENGPIETFGKPIAVGEDGIIEIDGVQSDRIRLVDFADLQQLEKVGKNLYRAGGGIRETRAEGLVRQGYLEGSNVNVILGMTQLITATRLYEVSQKMIQSQDETLSKAVNDVGRTNG
- a CDS encoding DUF6115 domain-containing protein, whose translation is MLVAYLILGVGMFLILISLISTYRINRKINSERVGEVKANSIEQVIELVKTKESIRNIGKELDTLIEELREKESEIKAIIKKVKEWNLELSDPVFSEILAKKIAYQEADRLVDQLYESERFRRKEEELDLRNRSEEPLIPSKTRLLEKEALARYNQIVKLSEEGLSVEEIARKLNLGYREVELVVKLRKKGAGIGV
- a CDS encoding DUF342 domain-containing protein, with the translated sequence MEKEIKILAKNESAAYKKAIETFSRQLQREVSVEEIQLVEVKKKSGFLGFGKKGEYIFKLIKKETDAEKEIEGSIEREQNYKANNLDGYFELKIKSDGIFLKVVAPKGNGKPVNLDAIKQMIERKELVDVDFELVEKTYHDAKGEFVKIAERKPELDRDADLEVEISSDEMSAFCRYIPPLGGKLLTLEEAVKVLNKKGVTFGIKKDKLKKLLEDNVRQGLEIATGQPPEDGKPAKFRYHFRLPEEKKHVKELEDGSVDFYNLDLVVNVKKGDLLVTKIPPTQGKSGWTVTGKEIKPKPGKDLRLPKGKNVEISEDGMSLLAGIDGQVVLERDKVSVLPIYTVEGDVDLETGNIEFIGNVIVKGNVQEGFSIKAGGDIEVMGNVEAANLEAKGKVIVHKGFKGKQKGLIKAERDVEIGFIENGQVITHGSLIVKGAIMHSTVMASKDVIVEGRGLIVGGTVQAGNDIVARVIGSHLATPTHIIVGVDPGIRQQLEEVEAEIASVKENLDKVTREISLLRKVHHRLSKLPPEKSVMLRQFNETREHLEGRMKQLTQQHEMLITQSKEQKNGRIKVLERVYPGVVINIGQVGYRVKDSITRTVFVYEEGEVRPIPL